Genomic DNA from Rana temporaria chromosome 1, aRanTem1.1, whole genome shotgun sequence:
CGGCCAGCACGGCAGGGGTTAGTTTGCCTAACCACTATGTAAGGctggtgaaggagcacagggaggaCCTGTGGGTCTGGCACTCTTTTTTAGAGGCCTTTAACGGTAGGGCCTTGTGGATGTCTGGcccggtcagcaattttgaccTAGAGCTGTACACAGACGCGGCCGGGGGATCAGGCTTTGGGGCCTTTTTTCAAGGACAGTGGAGTGCGGGCCCCTGGCCTCAGTCCTGGCTGGCTGCGGGTTTTACGAAAAACTTGGTGCTGTTGGagctgtttccagtggtgctggcggttgagttgtggggcacgtctttccgggatcggaaggtgcgctTCCATGGGGATAACCTGGGGGTCGTGCAGGTGATAAATCGCGTGACCGCGTCCTCTCCCCCAGTGATTCGGCTCCTGAGACACTTGGTACTGCGGTGTCTGCAGCTGAATGTGTTTGTTTATGCGGTGCATTTACCGGGGGTTGAAAATGTCGTGGCTGATGCTTTGTCTCGgttccagtgggacaggttccgggagttggTGCCGGAAGCAGAGGAGCGAGGGGTCCCCTGTCCGGAATGGCTGTGGCAGATTCCATTGGAATCATCTCCACCTGGATTAAAAAATCGGTGAGTGCGGGTACTTGGGCGGCCTATGAAAAAGTATGGGTAGAATGGAGTAGCTTGGTACTGGAATCTGAGGTGCACCTCTCGGGACCGGAGGTGAGGACGTTGGTGTGGTACTTTTTGTCCAGGAATATCGAGGCAGGAGTGTCTCAGTCGGTATTGGATAAGAAGTTGGCCGGTTTGGCGTTTTTATTCAAGTGGCAGGGGTTGCCAGATTTTACAAAGGATTTCTGGGTGCGCCAGGCTCTGAAAGGGTACAGGAAGCAAGGGCGGCGGCTGGATACGCGCCGCCCTGTGTCTTTCGACGTTTTAAAAGGGTTGATGGataggatgggcactgtgggttcGTCCGTTTTTGAAGTTACATTGTTTCGCGCGGCATTTGCGCTGGCATTTTTCGGGGCTTTTAGGATAGGCGAGTTGGTGAGCCCGTCGAGAATCGTCCAAGGGGGCATGGGGGCATCGGACGTTAGTTGGGCCCCGGAGGGGGTCACGTTGTGGCTCAGAAGGTCCAAAACGGACCAGAGTGGCATGGGCAGAGCGGTCCAGGTGTTCCCGATCGAGGGATCGGAACTTTGCCCAGTGGGGCTGGTCCGAAAATATCTGGACATCCGTCCGGCGGTTGGGGGCACCTTTTTTGGTACACGAAAATGGGGCCCCGCTGTCGAGATATCAGTTTGTGGCGGTGTTTAGGAAGTGTCTGGGGGAATTGGGCCTGGTTGCAAGggagttctcggctcattcatttagGATTGGGGCTGCTACGGAGGCGGCAAGGAATGGACTAGGGGAGGACGCAATAAAGAGGATAGGAAGGTGGGAATCGAGGAGGTTTCGTTCATATGTTAGGCCGCAGCTGGTGGCAAATTTGCGGTGAGAGTTTGGGAGTTGTTGTTGGGATAAGGGGAAATGAGTTAGATGACTGTTTTGAAACGTGGGTGTCGCTGTATTGGGGGATGTGTTAGTTATTTGTTGTTGCTTACTGTCTTTCAGGTACTGGACCTTTGTTGGTCTGGATTTTGGGCCACTCTTACGTGGTTCGGGGGGAAAAACGGGCGGAGGCGCGCCCGACCGGTCGGCAACTGGGGATTTCGAGACAGGAGGCGAGGGTACGGTGGTTGGGGGTACCCGGGATGTTATGGAGCAGAGTTGTGCCGGAGGTTCACAAATGGGCACGTTTGGACAGACCTCCGGATGTGCTAGTGATTCATGCTGGGGGCAATGATCTTGGGGTGAGATCTATGCTGGAGATAGCGCGGGATATTAAATTCGACTTTCAGCGGCTCCGGTTGTCTTTCCCGGAGACGGTAGTGGTGTGGTCGGACATGGTGGCTAGGACATCGTGGAGGATGGCGAGGTCGGTAGACGCGGTGAATCGTGCGCGCAGGAAGCTGAACAGGAATGTGGGGCGTTTTGTGCTAAGGAACGGGGGGCTGGTGGTTCGGCACCCGGAATTGGAGGTTGAGCCTTGGCGTTACCTCAGGAGTGATGGTGTTCACCTCACggacgtggggattgacatgtgggcTTTGCgcctagaggagggggtacaacaagcaatgagggtgtggaggtgcgcccGAAGGTAAGGTGTTACCttcgggtgctggtggcgggtgtttttcggactttgcaggagaagatattaccccaaagatggacaccagtacccagtggtggatggtttctgaaggggtttctagttcccagtctactaatgtagctggaagattggtgaattgggggcactgcggtcaacggtcgtctttgagccagtttcggcttgaggcctatgaccagaggttaggacaccgcagtgccaaataaAGAGTTACAAGGTTAAAAAGTTAAAGTGTGAATAAGTTTAGTGGTTagtgggtcctgcaaagtccaacaccatttaggagaggtattatctcaggaattttacgtgtttgttgtcatgttattggttatttattatttaaagagtatttaaaataaaggaggctgctacggccagtttttactccaacattaagtggtggtctcattatttattaagggttaatgtgggggtattaactgtaaaagggtcttagcggtcagggtgtattctggtataccatagtcaagtgAGGCACGGAGCCCAACTGCAAGTCAgcgtagggccggccatgacagggttaacagaaccctggtagctgggggggaaggaggagcaggagctgtgggaggggagtTTACACATATCTCTCACCAGCCAGTTTCCCGGGCAGACAGGCGTGGGGGAgcaaagttcccacccaccctccctagttTTGAGGTAGAAAATATGGACTGATGGTACTTGATAATTTGGTATGTGTTTGGgtgctgtttttgtgtttgtttctttACAGGTGAGGATTACAtcgtcgtggcagtggcgggtgtttttcggactttgcaggagaagatattaccccaaagatggacaccagtacccagtggtggatggt
This window encodes:
- the LOC120940594 gene encoding uncharacterized protein LOC120940594 isoform X2; its protein translation is MGSCPVRRRRSCPGRCLQRGIPDDRLMGLLPRSPWDRFRELVPEAEERGVPCPEWLWQIPLESSPPGLKNRYWTFVGLDFGPLLRGSGGKTGGGAPDRSATGDFETGGEGTVVGGTRDVMEQSCAGGSQMGTFGQTSGCASDSCWGQ